In Methanomicrobium antiquum, one DNA window encodes the following:
- a CDS encoding thiamine pyrophosphate-dependent enzyme has product MKGEMILAEAVIKGSDTCYGVPGYPVTELCRYSRAEYTVNEKTALEYALGDSLSGLRSVVIVKNAGMNALCDPLVNATTQGLLGGVVIIAGDDTEVVASQNRQDSRYFAEISESPLIEPDESNLSSAVESAMQASERFSRVCIIHVASKILEACIEDEHFPFRKNGIGNLTPPNLTMKGRCEYADNLTNEMYEWSKPPFIWPPCKDLVKLNSPCKTTEQDYSGRDFLSEHQTACPPKITKDPETCEKRKFSRTLCKECPFKTLFEIITDSGEMAVIDTGCSLLAKNPPYGFGLANYGLGSSPAVAAKSTKIALIGDYAVLHSAINALFDIYDKEISLLCIVINNKKMAMTGGQSIPDITRWLKPFCPLVTDANDPALKNIVSCAIEEKKDCFKIIVVNGICPKGCEHEKIKC; this is encoded by the coding sequence ATGAAAGGTGAGATGATTCTTGCAGAAGCGGTAATAAAAGGCTCTGATACATGCTATGGAGTTCCCGGATACCCTGTAACAGAATTATGCAGATATTCACGTGCGGAATACACAGTGAATGAAAAAACAGCTCTTGAATATGCTCTTGGAGATTCACTCTCAGGGCTTAGATCTGTTGTAATCGTTAAAAACGCAGGCATGAACGCACTATGCGACCCGCTTGTAAATGCAACAACCCAGGGTCTTTTGGGAGGTGTAGTGATAATTGCCGGAGATGACACAGAAGTTGTTGCATCACAAAACAGACAGGATTCAAGATATTTTGCTGAAATATCCGAGTCCCCACTGATTGAGCCGGATGAATCAAACTTATCATCAGCAGTTGAATCTGCAATGCAGGCATCAGAGCGGTTTTCAAGAGTCTGCATAATTCATGTTGCATCAAAAATTCTTGAAGCCTGCATCGAAGATGAACATTTTCCTTTTAGAAAAAATGGAATTGGAAACCTCACACCTCCAAATCTTACCATGAAAGGGCGGTGTGAATACGCTGATAATCTGACAAATGAGATGTATGAATGGTCAAAACCGCCGTTTATCTGGCCGCCCTGCAAAGATTTAGTAAAATTAAACTCACCCTGCAAAACAACAGAGCAGGATTATTCAGGAAGGGATTTTTTAAGCGAACATCAGACTGCCTGCCCGCCAAAGATAACAAAAGACCCTGAGACCTGCGAAAAACGTAAGTTTTCCCGGACACTTTGCAAAGAATGCCCCTTTAAAACTCTTTTTGAAATCATAACAGATTCAGGTGAAATGGCAGTTATTGATACAGGATGTTCACTTCTGGCAAAAAATCCGCCATACGGATTTGGACTTGCAAACTACGGACTTGGATCATCTCCTGCTGTTGCGGCAAAGAGCACAAAGATTGCACTTATAGGAGATTACGCAGTTTTGCATTCGGCAATCAACGCATTATTTGATATTTATGATAAAGAAATTTCACTTCTCTGCATTGTCATCAATAACAAAAAAATGGCAATGACCGGCGGACAGAGCATTCCTGACATCACAAGATGGCTAAAACCATTTTGTCCTTTAGTAACAGACGCAAATGACCCTGCATTAAAAAATATTGTCAGTTGTGCAATTGAAGAGAAGAAAGACTGTTTTAAAATTATTGTTGTAAACGGCATCTGCCCAAAAGGTTGTGAGCATGAAAAAATTAAATGTTGA
- a CDS encoding radical SAM protein, which produces MSLALLKPKLLEAGTARLTGEITDFGRESHAGPGAGKSKSVFFSDGRTRIRLLVSDESDESDESPVEIHVFGKNPAGGFKAELIFEDFVVQGKIEEEGLHCPKQAYITVSEGCIFRCRFCNVPNQEKHIKSPEEVYRLIEPVKDSVECISVTSGVIGSVKEDEERVLEVVKKLSSFNLPIGVSIYPSIKTPKKLFDLGVCEVKFNLETATDELFEEICRPSKGKNSPDRTDLIKALSDSVLIFGKNRVFSNVILGLGETDNEMESCIRMLCEMGVIPVIRPLTPSGELADYKRPSAERILKISAFLKEELIKAGLDTTKALTMCTRCTGCDLVPGRDL; this is translated from the coding sequence ATGAGTCTTGCACTCCTAAAACCAAAGCTTCTTGAAGCCGGAACGGCGAGGCTTACCGGAGAGATTACTGACTTTGGCAGGGAGTCGCATGCAGGGCCGGGGGCTGGAAAATCCAAATCAGTCTTCTTCTCAGATGGCAGAACAAGAATCAGGCTTTTGGTTTCTGATGAAAGTGATGAAAGTGATGAAAGCCCTGTTGAGATACACGTTTTTGGAAAGAATCCGGCAGGCGGATTTAAAGCAGAACTTATTTTTGAGGATTTTGTTGTGCAGGGCAAAATCGAAGAGGAGGGTCTGCACTGTCCAAAGCAGGCATATATTACAGTCAGTGAAGGCTGTATTTTCAGGTGCAGATTCTGCAATGTTCCCAATCAGGAAAAACACATTAAAAGTCCTGAAGAGGTTTACAGGCTCATAGAGCCGGTAAAAGACTCAGTTGAGTGTATATCTGTAACAAGCGGGGTTATTGGAAGTGTAAAAGAAGATGAGGAAAGGGTACTGGAGGTTGTAAAAAAGCTTTCTTCATTTAATCTTCCAATCGGCGTTTCAATATATCCTTCAATAAAAACTCCAAAAAAACTTTTTGACCTTGGTGTATGTGAGGTAAAATTCAATCTTGAAACGGCAACTGATGAACTTTTTGAGGAGATTTGCAGGCCTTCAAAAGGGAAAAACAGCCCTGACAGAACTGATCTTATAAAGGCACTCTCTGACTCTGTTTTAATCTTTGGAAAAAACCGGGTTTTTTCAAACGTAATCCTGGGCCTTGGTGAGACCGACAATGAAATGGAATCCTGCATCAGAATGCTTTGCGAAATGGGAGTGATTCCGGTAATAAGACCCCTTACACCATCAGGAGAGCTTGCAGACTATAAAAGACCATCAGCAGAGAGAATTTTAAAAATCTCAGCTTTTTTAAAGGAAGAACTCATAAAAGCCGGCCTTGACACTACAAAAGCGCTTACAATGTGCACCAGATGCACAGGATGCGATCTTGTGCCGGGGAGGGATTTGTAG
- the mmp11 gene encoding methanogenesis marker protein 11, which yields MSSIKNPDRKIDSGEAGKKGGNGEIYLKNPYTVTYPEIIGIASEDGAFAEIIERFDCIGGAMWTNKHYTKSPLVKSSKFIGNTQRFMCKTGKAVLDLQGSYFPAGISSVSVEDDEISVTYIGMGGGGVGASICRSSAGGVLRHKSDPCGGGKVAGSTIWLPRMKRVVIGLDDTDTPEEGATWTLAHNISKAVEDKKSRYLSHTITQLFPVPYRTKNCVAIACEFASADPKSLIDRFEAYVSKYTLSEKTGLCAYIGFDTSPLLNYGKAVKKGEVTLQDFEKIREFLEIRIEGRGIIGAAAAISYYTNYEEALLI from the coding sequence ATGTCTTCAATTAAAAACCCGGACAGAAAAATTGATTCCGGAGAAGCAGGGAAAAAAGGCGGCAATGGAGAAATATATCTTAAAAACCCCTACACAGTCACATATCCTGAAATTATCGGAATTGCATCAGAAGACGGGGCTTTTGCTGAAATTATTGAGAGATTTGACTGTATTGGAGGTGCAATGTGGACAAACAAACACTATACAAAAAGCCCTCTTGTGAAATCGTCAAAATTCATTGGAAATACACAGAGGTTCATGTGTAAAACAGGAAAAGCAGTACTTGACCTTCAGGGTTCATATTTTCCTGCCGGAATTAGCAGTGTTTCTGTAGAAGATGATGAAATCTCTGTCACATATATTGGAATGGGAGGCGGCGGTGTCGGTGCAAGCATCTGCAGATCATCTGCAGGAGGTGTCCTAAGGCACAAAAGTGATCCCTGCGGTGGTGGAAAAGTTGCAGGCTCAACAATATGGCTTCCCCGGATGAAGAGAGTTGTAATCGGCCTTGATGACACCGATACTCCTGAAGAAGGTGCAACATGGACTCTTGCACATAACATATCAAAAGCTGTTGAAGATAAAAAATCAAGATATCTGTCGCATACAATAACACAGCTTTTTCCGGTTCCATACAGGACAAAAAACTGCGTTGCAATAGCATGCGAGTTCGCATCCGCTGATCCAAAAAGTCTTATTGACAGATTTGAAGCATATGTCTCAAAATACACACTCTCTGAAAAGACAGGCCTTTGCGCCTACATCGGATTTGACACATCGCCTCTTTTAAATTACGGAAAAGCAGTAAAAAAAGGCGAAGTGACACTTCAGGATTTTGAAAAGATAAGAGAATTCTTGGAGATTAGAATTGAAGGCCGCGGAATAATCGGAGCGGCGGCTGCAATTTCCTATTACACAAATTACGAAGAGGCCCTATTAATATGA
- a CDS encoding tRNA(Ile2) 2-agmatinylcytidine synthetase: MITLTPSEVKERYGQMFCKKFLVIVDEDAKKAEIIEQCCHRGAIEWDVMNRRRAGGAVEAITVEGASMTISAKLGTYPINFGAAGEHIGGQALESVEVEGDFVTTGWAGIAGAGVGIAVCLPQAPGVLKTVYPTEEDLKAGGARTCRTKITSPKYVKISIGIDDTDTKESGATWVLASKCAEACKIEGVEYLNMRLIQLNPKVPNKTTNCVGSALNFAVRPDRVDELLIFVRDFIEENAVSKDTGIAVIRGLSLPESPFLEKIKTEILTREECEKEAERLGIEYIDSAKSKGRIGALGAVLWANRGIEAAGLFGEHL; encoded by the coding sequence ATGATTACACTAACACCCTCTGAAGTCAAAGAACGCTATGGACAGATGTTTTGCAAAAAATTCCTCGTAATTGTAGATGAAGATGCAAAAAAAGCAGAAATAATAGAACAGTGCTGTCACAGAGGTGCAATTGAATGGGATGTCATGAACAGGAGGCGTGCAGGAGGTGCAGTTGAGGCAATCACTGTTGAAGGCGCTTCGATGACAATTTCAGCAAAACTTGGAACCTATCCGATAAATTTTGGTGCGGCAGGAGAACATATCGGCGGACAGGCGCTTGAAAGTGTCGAAGTCGAAGGTGATTTTGTAACAACCGGATGGGCAGGAATTGCCGGTGCGGGTGTAGGTATTGCAGTCTGCCTCCCTCAGGCACCGGGAGTTTTAAAAACAGTTTATCCAACAGAAGAGGACTTAAAAGCAGGAGGGGCAAGAACATGCCGGACAAAAATTACAAGCCCAAAATATGTCAAAATTTCAATAGGAATTGATGACACCGATACAAAAGAATCCGGTGCAACCTGGGTTTTAGCCTCCAAATGTGCAGAGGCCTGCAAAATTGAAGGTGTTGAATACCTAAACATGCGTCTTATTCAGCTAAACCCGAAAGTTCCGAACAAAACAACAAACTGCGTGGGATCAGCCCTTAACTTTGCAGTAAGACCGGACAGGGTTGACGAACTTTTAATATTTGTCAGAGACTTCATAGAAGAAAATGCTGTAAGCAAAGACACCGGAATTGCGGTTATAAGAGGACTTTCCCTTCCTGAGTCACCCTTCCTTGAAAAAATAAAAACTGAAATTCTGACAAGAGAAGAGTGCGAAAAAGAAGCCGAAAGACTTGGCATAGAGTACATCGACTCTGCAAAAAGTAAGGGCAGAATAGGTGCACTCGGAGCAGTTCTCTGGGCAAACAGAGGTATTGAGGCCGCAGGGCTTTTTGGCGAACATCTCTGA
- the fhcD gene encoding formylmethanofuran--tetrahydromethanopterin N-formyltransferase: MELNGVTIENEYAEAFPNWACRVIITAINEKWAFQAATEATGFATSAIGCPCEAGIEMFLSAEETPDGRPGVAVLFFAGGKKKLKEQVVERLAECVLTQPTTAVFDGMPDAEERIDVKLHFFGDGYEYQKEVGGRKCWAIPIMNGEYIGEESFGIVKGVAGGNFFIMGENQPAALMAADAAVDAISGVPGCMCSFPVVASGSKVGSNKYKFMVATTNEKYCPTIRDKVADTKVPEGVKAVYEIVIDGVDEESISEATRAGIMAASMIPGIKLISAGNFGGNLGPFKFHLHEILQ; the protein is encoded by the coding sequence ATGGAATTAAACGGAGTTACAATTGAAAACGAATATGCAGAAGCATTTCCAAACTGGGCATGCAGAGTAATTATTACCGCAATCAACGAAAAATGGGCATTTCAGGCCGCAACAGAGGCCACCGGATTTGCAACATCAGCAATCGGCTGTCCCTGTGAGGCAGGAATTGAAATGTTTCTCTCAGCAGAGGAGACACCTGACGGAAGGCCGGGAGTTGCAGTATTATTCTTTGCAGGCGGAAAGAAGAAGTTAAAAGAGCAGGTCGTAGAGCGCCTTGCGGAGTGCGTTTTAACACAGCCAACAACAGCAGTCTTTGACGGTATGCCTGACGCAGAAGAGAGAATTGATGTAAAGCTTCACTTCTTCGGTGACGGATATGAATACCAAAAGGAAGTCGGCGGGCGCAAGTGCTGGGCAATCCCCATCATGAACGGCGAATATATCGGTGAAGAGAGTTTCGGCATCGTAAAGGGTGTTGCAGGCGGAAACTTCTTTATAATGGGTGAAAACCAGCCCGCAGCGCTTATGGCGGCAGACGCAGCAGTAGATGCAATCTCCGGAGTTCCGGGATGTATGTGCTCATTCCCTGTTGTTGCATCAGGCTCAAAAGTAGGCTCTAACAAGTACAAATTCATGGTTGCGACAACAAACGAGAAGTACTGCCCGACAATACGTGACAAGGTAGCAGACACAAAAGTTCCTGAAGGCGTAAAAGCAGTTTACGAAATCGTTATTGATGGTGTCGATGAAGAGTCAATAAGTGAGGCCACAAGAGCAGGTATTATGGCGGCATCAATGATACCGGGCATCAAACTGATTTCAGCAGGAAACTTCGGCGGAAACTTAGGCCCGTTCAAGTTCCACCTTCATGAGATTCTTCAGTAA
- a CDS encoding 4Fe-4S binding protein — MAFAVHVNMERCTGCNNCVVACPVNALELYTVDPVTTDKIYKVVNGKALVLDVDHHLCAGCGVCIEACPYGVIRLEGRWKDMIQVPGTV; from the coding sequence ATGGCATTTGCAGTTCATGTAAATATGGAACGTTGTACTGGGTGCAACAACTGTGTGGTCGCATGTCCTGTCAATGCACTTGAGCTTTACACTGTAGATCCTGTCACAACAGACAAGATTTACAAAGTTGTTAATGGAAAAGCTCTTGTGCTTGACGTTGACCACCACTTGTGTGCCGGATGCGGAGTCTGCATCGAGGCATGCCCGTATGGCGTAATTAGACTTGAGGGGCGCTGGAAAGACATGATTCAGGTTCCAGGAACGGTATAA
- a CDS encoding 4Fe-4S binding protein: MNTLFPKYSRRQEGNIITMEQKLLKQVNNLILDNDKCTGCGICYDSCPEEAISIGPVGAVRRGSIEYGQSISVDEKQCSYCGVCVIMCPFGALDLKIDGESRLPIAENEGFPVYDKVAEINGEKCVQCTTCEDVCPRDAIIRDVPVFEGKDKSGLKKAQALAVNNEFKYNEDKCTYCGLCGEICAAIDVVRKPFSAESGVLDGEVKWNKDLCDGCLLCVEICPSEAIEVQRGEVAKKLGNKGSVSIDNGPCCTCRWCAVNCPTEAITVEKIFEGDIEFHAEKCPGGCSTCMDICPANAIYMPSPKSPGDMHGEIEANIAVNKDFCILCGVCVNACPGEDIIVMKRTGIKVKGKETDLFLRIKEKLLTERTSKVKESVETGEVELKKTV, from the coding sequence ATGAATACGCTTTTTCCAAAATACTCCCGAAGGCAGGAAGGCAACATTATAACAATGGAGCAGAAGCTCTTAAAACAGGTAAACAACCTTATTCTTGACAATGACAAGTGTACAGGCTGTGGTATCTGTTACGATTCCTGTCCTGAAGAGGCAATAAGTATTGGCCCTGTTGGTGCAGTCCGCAGAGGTTCTATTGAGTATGGTCAGTCAATATCAGTTGACGAGAAACAGTGTTCATATTGTGGCGTATGTGTCATAATGTGTCCATTTGGTGCACTTGATCTTAAAATTGATGGCGAGTCCAGATTACCAATCGCTGAGAATGAAGGTTTCCCTGTATATGATAAAGTAGCCGAAATTAACGGAGAAAAATGTGTACAGTGTACTACCTGTGAAGACGTATGTCCACGTGATGCAATTATCCGTGATGTACCTGTATTTGAAGGAAAAGATAAATCTGGCCTTAAAAAGGCACAGGCTCTTGCAGTCAACAACGAATTCAAATACAACGAAGATAAATGCACCTATTGTGGCCTTTGTGGTGAAATTTGTGCCGCAATAGATGTTGTCAGAAAGCCATTTTCAGCTGAAAGCGGCGTTCTTGACGGAGAAGTCAAATGGAATAAGGATCTTTGTGACGGATGTCTGCTGTGTGTTGAGATTTGTCCTTCAGAGGCAATTGAGGTCCAGCGTGGCGAAGTTGCAAAGAAGCTTGGCAACAAAGGCAGTGTATCTATTGACAATGGTCCCTGCTGTACATGCCGTTGGTGTGCAGTTAACTGTCCAACAGAAGCAATTACAGTTGAAAAGATTTTTGAAGGAGATATTGAATTCCACGCAGAGAAATGTCCTGGAGGATGTTCTACCTGTATGGATATTTGCCCTGCAAATGCTATCTATATGCCTTCACCAAAGTCCCCTGGAGATATGCATGGAGAAATTGAGGCAAATATTGCTGTCAATAAGGATTTCTGCATACTCTGTGGAGTATGTGTTAATGCATGCCCTGGTGAGGATATAATTGTCATGAAGAGAACCGGCATTAAAGTAAAAGGCAAAGAGACTGACCTGTTCCTTAGGATTAAAGAGAAATTGCTTACAGAAAGGACTTCAAAAGTCAAAGAATCTGTAGAAACAGGCGAAGTTGAGCTTAAAAAGACGGTGTGA
- the hdrC gene encoding CoB--CoM heterodisulfide reductase subunit C, whose amino-acid sequence MAVEKNYGNPELENKLKDRYYYTSDSSKDFSAEVKKISGTISHMCYQCGTCTGSCPSAPRSSYRIRVFMRRAVLGLEEEALTDPDLWLCTTCYSCTDRCPRDIAPTDVIMAMRNLAFKRDIVPRNFLQTVQLIYKTGHGVPNNDVNRAAREKLGLPRNPPTTDSYPEYLDGIRKIMDHYKLKENADRILSEE is encoded by the coding sequence ATGGCAGTAGAGAAAAATTATGGAAATCCTGAACTTGAAAATAAGCTTAAGGACAGGTATTATTACACATCTGACTCCAGCAAGGACTTCAGTGCTGAAGTGAAGAAAATAAGCGGTACAATTTCACATATGTGTTACCAGTGCGGTACATGTACAGGCTCATGCCCGTCAGCACCAAGAAGCTCATACCGTATTCGTGTATTTATGAGAAGAGCAGTCTTAGGCCTTGAGGAAGAGGCATTAACAGATCCTGATCTCTGGCTCTGTACAACATGCTACTCCTGCACAGACCGCTGTCCGCGTGACATTGCACCAACCGATGTCATAATGGCAATGAGGAATCTTGCATTCAAGAGAGACATTGTTCCAAGAAACTTCCTCCAGACTGTCCAGCTTATTTATAAGACCGGACATGGAGTTCCAAACAACGATGTCAACCGTGCTGCACGTGAAAAACTTGGACTTCCAAGAAATCCACCGACAACAGATTCATATCCGGAATATCTTGACGGAATCAGGAAGATTATGGATCATTATAAGTTAAAAGAGAACGCTGACCGCATTCTTTCGGAGGAGTGA
- the hdrB gene encoding CoB--CoM heterodisulfide reductase subunit B produces MAKKFEHSYAFFLGCIAPNRYPGCEASAIRTSEKVGIELLPLKGASCCPAPGAFGSIDLNVWYAMAARNLCLAEEMNKDIALICNGCYKSIWEVNHKLKHNDELRDGVNEVLSEIDMEFKGSVDVWHLAELYYDEKICGVKKLADSVIRPLTGTKVAVHYGCHLMKPGKERHFGDTENPMWMEELVGALGAEPVQYRNKMQCCGAGGGVRGYDILHSLDITNEKMINLREAGADALTEVCPFCQLQFDRGQIEIQQNFGQVYNLPVLHFNELLGLAQGMTPQELALDLHAIDCKPFLEKII; encoded by the coding sequence ATGGCTAAAAAATTTGAACACTCATATGCATTCTTCCTTGGCTGCATTGCTCCAAACCGCTATCCCGGCTGTGAGGCTTCAGCAATCAGGACAAGTGAAAAAGTAGGAATTGAGCTTCTTCCTTTGAAAGGAGCGAGCTGTTGTCCTGCCCCTGGTGCGTTTGGCTCTATTGACCTTAATGTATGGTATGCAATGGCGGCAAGAAACCTCTGTCTGGCAGAGGAGATGAATAAAGATATTGCACTCATCTGCAACGGCTGCTACAAATCAATCTGGGAAGTAAACCACAAATTAAAGCACAACGATGAACTTCGTGACGGTGTAAATGAGGTCCTCTCAGAAATTGATATGGAATTTAAAGGTTCAGTCGATGTCTGGCATCTTGCTGAACTATATTATGACGAAAAGATCTGTGGTGTTAAAAAACTTGCAGACAGCGTCATAAGACCTCTTACCGGAACAAAGGTTGCAGTCCACTATGGATGCCACTTAATGAAGCCCGGAAAGGAGCGTCATTTTGGAGACACCGAAAATCCAATGTGGATGGAAGAGCTTGTAGGAGCACTTGGTGCAGAGCCTGTCCAGTACAGAAACAAGATGCAGTGCTGTGGTGCCGGCGGCGGTGTCAGAGGATATGATATTTTACACTCCCTTGACATCACAAACGAGAAGATGATCAATCTTCGTGAAGCAGGCGCAGATGCATTAACAGAAGTCTGTCCGTTCTGTCAGCTTCAGTTTGACCGCGGTCAGATTGAGATCCAGCAGAACTTCGGACAAGTCTACAATCTGCCTGTTCTTCACTTCAATGAGCTCTTAGGTCTTGCACAGGGCATGACTCCTCAGGAACTCGCACTTGATCTTCATGCAATTGACTGCAAACCGTTTTTGGAGAAGATAATATAA
- a CDS encoding CoB--CoM heterodisulfide reductase iron-sulfur subunit A family protein translates to MAENQKPRIGVFLCHCGTNIAGSLSIDDVMEYAKSLPDVVVADQYQYMCSTPGQNKIIDAIKEHDLNGIVVAACSPRLHEPTFRTATAEGGLNKFRFEMANIRDQNSWVHMHDWEGSTEKAKDQVRIAVAKARLLEDLQPKSVPVEHAALVVGAGVGGMQAALDLANAGIKTYLVEKDPTIGGRMSQLDKTFPTLDCSQCILTPKMVDAGRHPNIILKTYTEVENVEGYIGNFEITLRKKARGTYDGAEMKAAGIEGSGCNGCGDCAEVCPVIKPNPFEMGMAPRKAIYIYHPQVMPLQYTIDFESCVKCGLCKEICGPEKNAINLDMADELEKVKVGCVILATGYDLIPIEDKTEWGYKRYENVITGLEFERLICASGPTGGHLIRPSDGVTPMKVGFVLCAGSRDNTGGVAKPYCSRFCCMYSLKHAHQVMEKIPGCQPYIFYMDIRSFGKMYEEFYYRIQNEGCKFIRGRVSSIREDPVTKNVSVLTEDTLLGRPVTVECDMVVLAAAIQPKPDAERIRQMFGISKSQDGWYLEAHPKLNPCGTTTAGIFLAGVCQGPKDIPDTVAQAEGAASAASIPIHQGEVQLEPYFAQCVEELCAGCGMCVPQCPYSALSLIEKDGRQVMTVTEAKCKGCGTCGGFCPGGAIRMQHFTSPQIVAQIDAFLLGGRGGEQ, encoded by the coding sequence ATGGCAGAAAATCAGAAACCAAGAATTGGTGTATTCCTTTGCCACTGCGGTACAAACATCGCAGGTTCGTTATCAATAGATGATGTAATGGAATACGCAAAAAGCCTCCCTGATGTTGTAGTTGCTGACCAGTACCAGTATATGTGTTCAACACCTGGTCAGAACAAAATCATCGATGCAATCAAAGAGCATGACTTAAACGGAATTGTTGTAGCCGCATGTTCCCCTCGTTTGCACGAACCTACATTCAGAACTGCAACAGCTGAAGGTGGTCTTAACAAATTCCGCTTTGAGATGGCAAACATCCGTGATCAGAACTCATGGGTTCACATGCATGACTGGGAAGGTTCAACAGAAAAGGCTAAAGATCAGGTCAGAATTGCAGTTGCAAAAGCAAGACTCTTAGAAGACCTTCAGCCAAAAAGTGTGCCTGTCGAGCACGCGGCATTGGTTGTCGGTGCAGGTGTCGGCGGTATGCAGGCGGCGCTTGACCTTGCAAACGCAGGAATCAAGACATATCTTGTAGAAAAAGATCCGACAATCGGTGGAAGAATGTCACAGCTTGACAAGACTTTCCCGACACTTGACTGTTCACAGTGTATCTTAACACCAAAGATGGTGGATGCAGGACGTCACCCAAACATCATCTTAAAGACCTACACAGAAGTTGAAAATGTAGAAGGATACATTGGAAACTTTGAGATAACCCTCCGTAAAAAAGCACGTGGTACATACGACGGTGCTGAGATGAAGGCGGCCGGAATCGAAGGTTCCGGATGTAACGGCTGTGGTGACTGTGCAGAGGTATGCCCTGTAATCAAGCCAAATCCCTTCGAGATGGGAATGGCGCCAAGAAAGGCAATTTACATATACCACCCGCAGGTTATGCCGCTTCAGTACACAATTGACTTTGAATCGTGTGTAAAATGTGGTCTTTGTAAAGAGATCTGTGGTCCGGAGAAGAATGCAATCAATCTGGATATGGCAGATGAACTTGAAAAAGTAAAGGTAGGATGTGTCATTCTTGCAACAGGATATGATTTGATTCCAATCGAAGACAAGACTGAATGGGGTTACAAGAGATACGAAAACGTAATCACCGGTCTTGAATTTGAGCGTTTAATCTGTGCATCTGGGCCGACAGGCGGACACTTAATACGCCCGTCTGACGGAGTCACACCGATGAAAGTCGGATTTGTACTTTGTGCAGGTTCAAGAGACAACACCGGCGGAGTTGCAAAACCATACTGTTCCAGATTCTGTTGCATGTATTCACTAAAGCATGCTCACCAGGTAATGGAGAAGATTCCGGGATGTCAGCCATACATCTTCTATATGGATATCAGATCCTTTGGAAAGATGTACGAAGAGTTCTACTATCGTATCCAGAATGAGGGATGTAAATTCATCCGCGGACGTGTTTCATCTATCAGAGAAGATCCTGTCACAAAGAATGTATCTGTGTTGACAGAAGACACATTACTTGGAAGGCCGGTCACAGTAGAATGTGATATGGTAGTCCTTGCGGCAGCAATTCAGCCAAAGCCTGATGCAGAGCGTATTCGCCAGATGTTTGGTATTTCAAAGTCCCAGGACGGATGGTACCTTGAGGCACACCCGAAATTAAACCCTTGCGGTACAACAACAGCAGGTATTTTCCTTGCAGGTGTATGCCAGGGACCAAAGGATATCCCTGACACAGTAGCACAGGCAGAAGGAGCGGCATCTGCGGCAAGCATTCCTATTCACCAGGGTGAAGTTCAGCTTGAGCCTTACTTTGCACAGTGTGTAGAGGAGCTTTGTGCAGGATGTGGAATGTGTGTTCCACAATGTCCATACAGTGCCCTATCATTAATTGAAAAAGACGGAAGACAGGTTATGACAGTAACCGAAGCAAAATGCAAAGGATGCGGTACATGCGGAGGATTCTGCCCAGGTGGAGCAATTCGTATGCAGCACTTCACAAGTCCCCAGATTGTTGCACAGATTGATGCATTTTTACTTGGCGGACGCGGAGGTGAACAGTAA
- a CDS encoding hydrogenase iron-sulfur subunit, producing the protein MAEGDWRPKIIAIICNWCSYAGADLAGGARIQYPPDIRAIRVMCTGRVDPLFIMKAFQDGADGVLVSGCHFGDCHYLEGNYKCAKRMFLVKNVLKNIGIDDKRLRMTFVSASEGAKWGHVMEDVVKTVNELGPSPLTERKD; encoded by the coding sequence ATGGCAGAAGGAGATTGGAGACCTAAGATTATTGCAATTATATGTAACTGGTGTTCATACGCCGGTGCAGATCTTGCAGGTGGAGCACGTATCCAGTACCCGCCGGATATCCGTGCAATACGTGTAATGTGTACCGGACGTGTAGATCCCCTTTTCATCATGAAAGCATTTCAGGATGGAGCAGACGGAGTCTTAGTATCCGGATGCCACTTCGGTGACTGCCATTACCTTGAAGGAAATTACAAATGCGCAAAACGCATGTTCCTTGTCAAAAATGTTCTCAAAAATATCGGTATTGACGATAAGAGACTTAGAATGACATTCGTTTCAGCATCAGAAGGTGCAAAATGGGGTCATGTTATGGAAGATGTCGTAAAGACTGTAAATGAACTGGGTCCAAGCCCGCTGACCGAGAGAAAGGACTAA